From Rhinatrema bivittatum chromosome 5, aRhiBiv1.1, whole genome shotgun sequence, the proteins below share one genomic window:
- the SPRY2 gene encoding protein sprouty homolog 2 produces METRTQNGSGSQPLLQVRRDTGRQHGESDLRDALAQQIHILSLDQIRASRNTNEYTEGPTVAPRPGVKSLPRPAAQHKNERIPGLNEHRQSGRSQHPQVQSSSRASLSRSISTASTGSRSSTRTNTSGSSSEQRLLGSSFLSSGPVANRIIQVQPKSDFKSEVLKPHSKEDLGTHAYRCEDCGKCKCKDCTYPRTLPSCWICDKQCLCSAQNVVDYGTCACCIKCLFYHCSNDDEDNCADNPCSCSHSHCCTRWAAMGVISLFLPCLWCYLPAKGCLKLCQGCYDRVSRPGCRCKQSNTVCCRAPSVPPRSVEKPT; encoded by the coding sequence ATGGAGACAAGAACTCAGAATGGCAGTGGGTCGCAACCCTTGCTTCAGGTTCGGCGTGACACTGGGAGACAGCATGGGGAGTCCGACCTGAGGGATGCTTTGGCTCAACAGATTCATATCTTGTCTTTGGACCAGATCAGGGCCAGCCGGAACACAAATGAATATACGGAGGGACCTACAGTTGCCCCCCGACCTGGGGTTAAGTCCCTTCCTCGGCCAGCTGCCCAGCACAAGAACGAAAGAATCCCTGGATTGAATGAGCACCGTCAGTCTGGCAGGAGCCAGCACCCGCAGGTACAGTCGTCCTCCCGAGCATCCTTGTCCCGTTCCATCAGCACGGCTAGTACTGGGTCCCGGAGCAGCACGAGGACAAATACGAGTGGCAGTTCCTCCGAGCAGAGACTTCTGGGGTCGTCATTCTTGTCTTCGGGGCCAGTTGCCAACCGGATAATTCAGGTGCAGCCCAAGTCTGACTTcaagtcagaggtcctgaagcCCCACAGCAAAGAAGACTTGGGCACACATGCCTACAGGTGTGAGGACTGTGGGAAATGTAAGTGCAAAGACTGCACTTATCCCAGGACTCTTCCGTCGTGTTGGATCTGTGACAAGCAGTGCCTTTGCTCAGCCCAGAATGTAGTCGACTATGGGACTTGCGCTTGCTGCATCAAATGCCTCTTCTATCACTGCTCTAACGATGACGAGGACAACTGTGCTGACAACCCATGTTCCTGCAGCCACTCGCATTGCTGCACCAGGTGGGCTGCCATGGGTGTCATCTCCCTCTTCTTGCCTTGCCTGTGGTGTTACCTTCCAGCCAAGGGGTGCCTTAAATTGTGCCAGGGGTGTTATGACCGGGTCAGCAGGCCCGGCTGTCGCTGCAAACAGTCCAACACCGTTTGCTGCAGAGCTCCCAGTGTCCCACCCAGGAGCGTGGAGAAACCAACATAG